The Penicillium oxalicum strain HP7-1 chromosome VI, whole genome shotgun sequence genome window below encodes:
- a CDS encoding Peptidyl-prolyl cis-trans isomerase-like 1, with product MATDVVFDTSMGSFTVELYNSHAPKTCKNFATLAQRGYYNDVIFHRIIPNFMVQTGDPTGTGRGGSSIYGEKFEDEIRSDLKHTGAGVLSMANSGPNTNGSQFFITLAPTPWLDGKHTIFGRVKSGMRVIQRMGLVKTKGEDRPVDDVKIIRARVVEEGSEP from the exons ATGGCAACAGATGTGGTATTCGACACCTCAATG GGCTCATTCACCGTTGAGCTTTACAACAGCCATGCGCCCAAG ACTTGCAAAAACTTCGCGACCCTTGCGCAACGCGGTTACTACAACGACGTGATTTTCCATCGAATTATCCCCAACTTTATGGTCCAAACTGGTGATCCCACAGGCACCGGACGCGGTGGCAGCTCTATCTACGGCGAAAAGTTCGAAGACGAGATTCGCAGCGACCTAAAACACACCGGCGCAGGAGTCTTGAGCATGGCGAACAGCGGACCTAACACAAACGGTAGTCAATTCTTCATCACGCTTGCGCCAACACCGTGGCTAGATGGCAAACACACCATCTTTGGGCGTGTCAAGAGTGGGATGCGAGTCATTCAGCGCATGGGCCTGGTCAAGACGAAAGGCGAAGACCGGCCGGTAGACGATGTCAAAATTATTCGGGCTCGTGTGGTAGAGGAAGGGTCAGAGCCTTGA